AATTACGCCATAAATCCAATTGAAAGCATTCTTTAAAATTACTAAAAACACAACAGCAAAAAGAATGATAGTTGCCCCCTCGTTCCATAATCGCATGAAGTTGGAAGAATAATTGAATACATCATTTTGTAATTCTTTATAAATCAAATGACATTTAATTTGGTAAGCTATCAATAAAACCACAAACCCAAGTTTGACATGCATCCAGGGCATTTGCAACCAAGCGGGCATTAAATGCAATAATAGTAATGCAAAAATAATAGCCAAAACCGCACTAGGCCAAGTAATGATGTACCACAAACGATACGTCATTATTTTGTATTGCTTTTGCAGAATTTCTCTCTCTGGAGATGGTTTTTCGTTGGCTTCAATTTGATAAACAAATAAGCGAACAATGTAAAACAAACCCGCAAACCAAGTGATTACAAAAATGAGATGTAATGATTTTATGTAGTTGTAGTATTCCATACTATTTATTTACTCCAATCGGTAATCCAATTCGCAACTACACCACACCATTCGTCTTCATCATTCATACAGGGAACAGCCATAAATTCTTCACCACCATGATGTAAAAACTGTTCGTTGGCTTCCATGGCAATTTCTTCTAAAGTTTCAAGACAATCAGCAACAAATGCTGGAGTGACAACCGCTAATTTTTTAATCCCTTGTTCGGGCATTTTATTGATTTCAACATCGGTGTAAGGAGTTAGCCATTTATCACCTGCTAGTCGAGATTGGAATGTTTGACTGTATTTGCCTTCTGGAATTCCTAATAATTTCACGACTTGTTTTGTGGTTTCATAACATTGATGACGATAGCAAAACTCATGTGCTGGAGAAGGGGTGTTGCAACAAGACCCATCAATTTTACAATGAGATTTAGTTACATCCGTTTTACGAATATGGCGTTTCGGAATTCCGTGATACGAAAATAACAAATGGTCGTAATCAAATCCATCCAAATGCTTTTTTATCGAATTAGCTAATGCTTGAATGTAGTCGGGTTTGTTGTAAAACGCAGGCACATTGGTAAAAGTCATTTCCGGGAAGTGCTTTTGACGCAATTCTTCAGCTAAAACAACGATAGTTGTGGTTGAAGCCATAGCATGTTGAGGATACAAAGGCAAAAGCATTACTTCGGTAACGCCTTTATCTTTCAATTCTTGTAATCCTTTTTGAATAGTTATCGTGCCATAACGCATCGCTAGAGCTACAGGAATATCAACTTTTGCCGCAACTTTTTTATGCATTTTTTTCGAAATCACTATCAAAGGAGAACCTTCACTAGTCCAAATTCTCGAATAAGCTTCTGCCGATTTTTTAGGTCGAGTTTGTAAAATGATGCCACGAACTAATAAAGCTCGTAATAGAAATGGTACGTCAATCACGTATTTATCCATTAAAAATTCATCTAAATAAGGCTTTACATCTTTTGCTGTTGGACTTTCGGGTGAACCTAAATTAACTAATAATACTCCTTTCATTTTGGCAATTTTAATTTTTGATAAAAGTAATGAAACTTCTTTTTTGGCTTGATTTGTACTTACATTTTTTATTGATAACCGCATATACGAGATTGATGCTATGCTGTATTTTGATTGATGGACATTAAATATTTTTTGGGAGTGGTGGCAAACTTTTTCTTGAAGGCCGCAATAAAATGACTTCCTGTACTGTAACCAATTTTTAATCCAACTTCATTAACATTATAAGAGCCTGAATCTAACAATCTTCGGGCATAATCCATTTTGTAATCAAATAGAAATCCGTAAACGGTGTCGCCATAAATTTGTTTGAAACCCATTTTTAGTTTTTTCAAACTTAGGCCAACTTGTTCGGAAAGTTCTTCTAATCCAGGGGGTTCAGCCATATTGGCAATCATGATTTCTTTGGCTTTTTTGATTTTCATCACATTATCTTCGTCTATTAAAAACGGACATTGCTCAGCGTTTGGATCTTCATTTCGATTAAAATACAAACTCAATAATTCATATCCTTTTCCTTTATAATATAAATTTTTAATGGAAGGATTCAGTGTGTAATGAAACATTTGGCTCAAAACAATAGCCATAGACGGACTGATATTTTCCTCTTTATAGTATTTTTTATCGTTGTTTTCTGCACTTAAGAACGGAATATGGTCTGCTTCAGAAGAAAATAAAGAATGGAATTTTTGTATAGAAATTATGACCGAAATCACCCAAGAATTAGGCGCCAATTCTAAATCCAAAGGCAATTCTTTTTGTGGATTGTAGAATAACAAAGACTTTTCTTCTTTCAAATCTAAAGCATAATTTCCTTGATTGAAGACAAATTTTGCCTTGCCTTTGATGCCAAAATGAAATTGAATTAGCCCTTGCTGTATATGTTTTTTCACGTGAAAGTTTTCATTTTCATCGTTTTGAAACCGGATTAGGGTAAAGTCGTTTTCAATTGTTATTATTTCTTGAGAACCCATAGCGATATTTTTTCGTATATGATTGGGAAGCCAAGTAAAAATCTTATTTAGAATCAATCTACATAGGGATTTTGTTAAGACTTGATTTCATTACAAATTTATGATAAATAACGCTAAAAAGATATTTTGTTTACTAAATATCTCATAGCGATACAAAAAGTCCCTTGAGCGTTACTTTTATAAATTGTATAATGATAATTTTGTTTAACTTTTTAAGGAAAGTAGTTTATGGAAAATTTTAATATGACGAAACACACCTCTTTTTACGCCGTTGGATTAAGTTATAAAAAAGCAGATGCTGAAATTAGAGGGAAGTTCAGTCTAGATGCTAAAGCGAAATCAACTTTACTGATGCAAGCCGAAGCAGAAGGTATTGAAGCCTTAATAGTTACATCAACTTGTAACCGTACCGAAATATATGGCTTTGCTAAGCATCCTTATGAGTTAATTAAACTACTTTGTGAAAACAGTCAAGGTTCAGTTCCGGAATTCCAGGAAGTGGCCTATATCTATAAAAATCAAGAAGCTATTAATCATATGTTCCGTGTAGGAACTGGTTTAGATAGTCAAATTCTTGGGGACTTTGAAATCATTAGTCAAATCAAAATAGCTTTTAACGAGAGTAAATCAAACGGACTCGTAAATTCTTTCATGGAAAGATTAGTAAATTCTGTAATTCAAGCTAGTAAAAAAATCAAAACAGATACTGAAATTTCTTCTGGAGCAACTTCGGTTTCATTTGCTTCAGTTCAATACATTATCAAAAACGTTGAAGATATTGCCAATAAAAATATTCTTCTTTTTGGCACCGGCAAAATAGGAAGAAACACTTGTGAAAATTTAGTAAAACATACCAAACACGAGCAAATCACCTTAATCAACAGAACTAAAGATAAAGCTGAAAAATTGGCTCAGAAATTAGATTTAGTGGTAAAAGATTATGCCGATCTACAGTTAGAATTGCAAAAAGCGGATGTGGTCGTTGTTGCTACTGGGGCTCAAAATCCAACTATCGACAAAACGATTTTAAACCTGAAAAAACCTTTGCTGATTTTAGATTTATCAATTCCAAAAAATGTAAATGAAAATGTTCAGGAAATGGATGGAGTAACTTTGATTCATTTAGACCATCTATCTCAAATCACAGATGAGACATTAGAAAACAGAAAATTGCATATTCCAGCCGCTGAAGCCATCATTGAAGATATCAAAGAAGAGTTCATGGCTTGGACTAAAAACAGAAAATTTGCTCCAACCATTCAAGCACTAAAGGAGAAATTAAATTCAATTAAAGAAGGTGAATTAAATGTTCAAAGAAAAAAATTATCCAACTTTGACGAAGAGCAAGCTGAATTAATCAGCAATAGAATCATCCAAAAAATCACGAATCATTTTGTCAATCATCTGAAAGATGGCGACTCTATTGATGAAGGCATTGAATGGATTGAAAAAGTATTCCAATTAGAACAAGAAAAATCATTCTTTTAATTGCTGATTACTACAAAATAAACCCAAAACAAAGTGGCAGATAAAACCATACGCATAGGAACCCGCGATAGCGAATTGGCACTTTGGCAAGCACATACGGTTCAAAAGAAACTTCAAGATTTAGGATACAAAACGGAAATTATCGCTGTTAAATCAGATGGTGATATTATTTTGGACAAGCCACTTTACGAACTCGGAATCACCGGAATTTTTACAAAGACTTTAGATATTGCTATGATCAGCGGAAAAGTTGATATAGCGGTACATTCCATGAAAGATGTTCCTACAGCATTGCCAAAAGGAATTGTTCAAGCTGCCGTTTTAGAACGCGCCAATGTCTTGGATATTTTAGTTCACAAAGGAATAACTGATTTCCTCAATTCCGAAGCAACCATCGCTACCGGAAGTTTACGTCGTCAGGCACAATGGTGGCATAAATACCCAAACCATACGGTTGTCGATTTACGTGGAAACGTGAATACCCGAATGCAAAAACTGAAAGATAACGATTGGAAAGGAGCCGTTTTTGCTGCTGCTGGTTTGGAAAGAATTAACCTGAAACCAGATAGTTTTATCAATTTAGATTGGATGATACCAGCACCTGCCCAAGGAGCAATGGTTATTGTTGCTATGGAAAACGATACGTTTACCATCGATGCTGTTTCGCAACTTAATGATATTGAAACTGAAATTTGCACTTACATTGAGCGGCAGTTTTTAAGAATACTTGAAGGTGGATGTACAGCGCCTATCGGAGCATTAGCAAAATATAACGAAGAGGAAGATACGATAGATTTTAAAGGAGTTTTGTTATCCATTGACGGAAAACAAAAATTGGAAGTAGATAAAAAAGTGGATATTACTGAGTGGAAAAAATTAGGATTTAATTCGGCTCAGGAAATTTTAGAAAACGGAGGTGCCGAGTTGATGACAAAAATCAAAAATGAATTGAAAAAGTAATGCAAAATCCAATTCGCATAGTGTCAACAAAAAAGCTTTCTGATAAACAAAAGCAACAATTGTTGAGTGCGAATTTTTCCGTATCGGATGAGGATTTTATCAGTATTCAAAACAAGGATTTCGAAATAGATTCAATTAATGAGTATTTAATTTTCACTAGTCAAAATGCAGTTGAAAGCGTTCTTAGAAATGAAAAAATAACAGACATTAAAACAAAAAAATGTTTTTGTGTTGGCGAAAAAACAAAAGGATTATTAGAGCAAAATAATTTTGAAGTTCTAGTATATTCCGATTATGCATCTGAATTGGCATCAATAATTTGTAACCAATATTCAAAAAATAGTTTTACATTTTTTTGTGGAAACATTCGAAGAGATGTTTTGCCTGACGCTTTGCAATTAGCCCAGATAAAGTTGGATGAAGTTATGGTTTATGAAACAATTTTGACTTCACATAAAATCGATTTTTTAGTTAATGGGATTTTGTTTTTCAGTCCATCTGGAGTAGAAAGTTATTTAGAAAAAAATAAAATGGATGATGAAATATGCTTTTGCATTGGTAACACAACAGCTGAAGCTTTAAAATATGTAACCCCCAATATTATCATTGCCAACCAACCAACAGCGGAAAGTAATGTAATGAAATGTATAGAATATTATAGACAATAACAATGATTAAAAACGACCTTTTTTTAAGAGCCTTAAATAACGAAACGGTAGAACGTCCTCCAGTGTGGATGATGCGTCAAGCTGGAAGATATTTACCTGAATTTAGAGCTTTACGCGACAAATATGATTTCTTCACCCGTTGTGAAACCCCAGAATTAGCAGCAGAAATTACAGTGCAACCCATCCGAATTGTAAAACCAGATGCAGCTATTTTATTTTCGGATATTTTGGTTGTACCTCGTGCCATGGGAATTCACGTAGAATTAAAAGACAATTTGGGACCTATTATTCCCAATCCAATTCGTACTATGGAACAAGTCAATCAGGTTTTTGTTCCCGATGTTAATGAAACTTTAGGCTACGTTTTTGATGCTATCAAATTAACCAAGGAAATGCTCAACGATGAGGTTCCGCTTATTGGTTTTGCTGGTTCGCCATGGACGATTTTTTGTTACGCTGTAGAAGGGAAGGGTTCTAAAAGTTTTGATACCGCCAAAGGATTTTGTTTTTCTAATCCAGTTGCAGCGCATACTTTATTACAAAAAATCACTGATACCACTATTTTATATTTAAAAGAAAAAGTAAAAGCAGGTTGCAATGCAATACAGATTTTTGACTCTTGGGGAGGAATGCTTTCGCCAGTAGATTATCAAGAATTTTCATGGAAATACATCAATCAAATTGTAGATGCCTTAGCGGAAGACACTAAAGTAATCGTATTCGGAAAAGGATGTTGGTTTGCCTTGAATGATATGGCCAAATCAAAAGCTTCTGCATTAGGAGTGGATTGGACTTGTTCAGCAAGAAATGCTCGTTATTTATCTGGAGGAAGAATCACTTTACAAGGAAATTTCGACCCAAGTCGTTTGCTTTCTCCAATTCCAACCATCAAAAAAATGGTACACGAAATGATAGACGAATTCGGGAAAGATAGCTATATAGTAAATCTTGGCCACGGAATTTTACCTAACATTCCTGTGGATCACGCCAAAGCTTTTGTGGAAGCAGTGAAAGAATATAATCAGTAGCGGAGAAAGAGGATTTGATCCTCCGAAGAATCATGAAAGACAAGTTTTATAAATACATACTACAACTACAAGACCAAATCACTTCCAAACTAGAAGCAGTTGATGGCGTGGCTAAATTTCGTGAAGATATTTGGGAACGACCTGAAGGTGGCGGAGGAAGAACGCGCGTTATCGAAAACGGAAAAGTTTTTGAAAAAGGAGGCGTAAACATTTCAGCGGTTCACGGAAAATTACCCGAAGCTATGCAGAAAATGTTCAACGTTGGCGAAGCTGATTTTTTTGCGTGTGGATTAAGCTTGGTCATTCATCCTAAAAGCCCAATGGTGCCAACGGTTCATGCCAACTGGCGTTACTTTGAAATGTATGATGACGCTGGAAATGTAATCAATTCGTGGTTTGGCGGTGGACAAGATTTAACGCCCTACTATTTGTTTGAAGAAGATGCCATTCACTTTCATCAAACCTGCAAGACAGCATGTGACAAGCATAATTCTGAGTTTTATCCAAAATATAAAAAACAATGCGATGGATATTTCTGGAATGCACATCGCAATGAAGCCCGTGGAATAGGTGGATTGTTTTTTGATTATTGCAAAGAAACCGAAACCATGAAAATGGAAGATTGGTTCAATTTTATAACGGAAGTTGGTAATAGTTTTTGTGATGCATATGTTCCCATTGTAGAAAAAAGAAAAGAACTCACTTATACCGAAGGTCAAAGAACTTGGCAGGAAATCCGAAGAGGACGTTACGTCGAATTTAATTTGGTACACGATAAAGGCACTTTATTCGGATTAAAAACTAATGGAAGAATTGAATCCATTTTGATGAGTTTACCACCACACGTGCAATGGGTTTATGACCATCATGCAGAACCAAATAGCGAAGAAGAAAAATTAATTAAAGTCTTAGAAAAACCAATGGAATGGATATAAAATATAGCCATATTATATTTTATTTTACCTTTTTTAATGGATGGGCGCAAAACGATTCTATTAGTAATTCTTATTTCAAATCTTATGATGACAAAGTAACAAGTAGTTTATATTACTTAAATACATCTAATAGTTTTGATGCTGAATTTACCTCTAACGGGACACAAAATAGATTCGAGTTCAAACCTAATACAA
The window above is part of the Flavobacterium sp. N1994 genome. Proteins encoded here:
- a CDS encoding CopD family protein; this translates as MEYYNYIKSLHLIFVITWFAGLFYIVRLFVYQIEANEKPSPEREILQKQYKIMTYRLWYIITWPSAVLAIIFALLLLHLMPAWLQMPWMHVKLGFVVLLIAYQIKCHLIYKELQNDVFNYSSNFMRLWNEGATIILFAVVFLVILKNAFNWIYGVIGIILFSVLIMLGFKFYKRIREKNKS
- the hemA gene encoding glutamyl-tRNA reductase — encoded protein: MENFNMTKHTSFYAVGLSYKKADAEIRGKFSLDAKAKSTLLMQAEAEGIEALIVTSTCNRTEIYGFAKHPYELIKLLCENSQGSVPEFQEVAYIYKNQEAINHMFRVGTGLDSQILGDFEIISQIKIAFNESKSNGLVNSFMERLVNSVIQASKKIKTDTEISSGATSVSFASVQYIIKNVEDIANKNILLFGTGKIGRNTCENLVKHTKHEQITLINRTKDKAEKLAQKLDLVVKDYADLQLELQKADVVVVATGAQNPTIDKTILNLKKPLLILDLSIPKNVNENVQEMDGVTLIHLDHLSQITDETLENRKLHIPAAEAIIEDIKEEFMAWTKNRKFAPTIQALKEKLNSIKEGELNVQRKKLSNFDEEQAELISNRIIQKITNHFVNHLKDGDSIDEGIEWIEKVFQLEQEKSFF
- the hemH gene encoding ferrochelatase — translated: MKGVLLVNLGSPESPTAKDVKPYLDEFLMDKYVIDVPFLLRALLVRGIILQTRPKKSAEAYSRIWTSEGSPLIVISKKMHKKVAAKVDIPVALAMRYGTITIQKGLQELKDKGVTEVMLLPLYPQHAMASTTTIVVLAEELRQKHFPEMTFTNVPAFYNKPDYIQALANSIKKHLDGFDYDHLLFSYHGIPKRHIRKTDVTKSHCKIDGSCCNTPSPAHEFCYRHQCYETTKQVVKLLGIPEGKYSQTFQSRLAGDKWLTPYTDVEINKMPEQGIKKLAVVTPAFVADCLETLEEIAMEANEQFLHHGGEEFMAVPCMNDEDEWCGVVANWITDWSK
- a CDS encoding AraC family transcriptional regulator; translated protein: MGSQEIITIENDFTLIRFQNDENENFHVKKHIQQGLIQFHFGIKGKAKFVFNQGNYALDLKEEKSLLFYNPQKELPLDLELAPNSWVISVIISIQKFHSLFSSEADHIPFLSAENNDKKYYKEENISPSMAIVLSQMFHYTLNPSIKNLYYKGKGYELLSLYFNRNEDPNAEQCPFLIDEDNVMKIKKAKEIMIANMAEPPGLEELSEQVGLSLKKLKMGFKQIYGDTVYGFLFDYKMDYARRLLDSGSYNVNEVGLKIGYSTGSHFIAAFKKKFATTPKKYLMSINQNTA
- a CDS encoding uroporphyrinogen-III synthase, coding for MQNPIRIVSTKKLSDKQKQQLLSANFSVSDEDFISIQNKDFEIDSINEYLIFTSQNAVESVLRNEKITDIKTKKCFCVGEKTKGLLEQNNFEVLVYSDYASELASIICNQYSKNSFTFFCGNIRRDVLPDALQLAQIKLDEVMVYETILTSHKIDFLVNGILFFSPSGVESYLEKNKMDDEICFCIGNTTAEALKYVTPNIIIANQPTAESNVMKCIEYYRQ
- the hemF gene encoding oxygen-dependent coproporphyrinogen oxidase; this translates as MKDKFYKYILQLQDQITSKLEAVDGVAKFREDIWERPEGGGGRTRVIENGKVFEKGGVNISAVHGKLPEAMQKMFNVGEADFFACGLSLVIHPKSPMVPTVHANWRYFEMYDDAGNVINSWFGGGQDLTPYYLFEEDAIHFHQTCKTACDKHNSEFYPKYKKQCDGYFWNAHRNEARGIGGLFFDYCKETETMKMEDWFNFITEVGNSFCDAYVPIVEKRKELTYTEGQRTWQEIRRGRYVEFNLVHDKGTLFGLKTNGRIESILMSLPPHVQWVYDHHAEPNSEEEKLIKVLEKPMEWI
- the hemE gene encoding uroporphyrinogen decarboxylase is translated as MIKNDLFLRALNNETVERPPVWMMRQAGRYLPEFRALRDKYDFFTRCETPELAAEITVQPIRIVKPDAAILFSDILVVPRAMGIHVELKDNLGPIIPNPIRTMEQVNQVFVPDVNETLGYVFDAIKLTKEMLNDEVPLIGFAGSPWTIFCYAVEGKGSKSFDTAKGFCFSNPVAAHTLLQKITDTTILYLKEKVKAGCNAIQIFDSWGGMLSPVDYQEFSWKYINQIVDALAEDTKVIVFGKGCWFALNDMAKSKASALGVDWTCSARNARYLSGGRITLQGNFDPSRLLSPIPTIKKMVHEMIDEFGKDSYIVNLGHGILPNIPVDHAKAFVEAVKEYNQ
- the hemC gene encoding hydroxymethylbilane synthase; translation: MADKTIRIGTRDSELALWQAHTVQKKLQDLGYKTEIIAVKSDGDIILDKPLYELGITGIFTKTLDIAMISGKVDIAVHSMKDVPTALPKGIVQAAVLERANVLDILVHKGITDFLNSEATIATGSLRRQAQWWHKYPNHTVVDLRGNVNTRMQKLKDNDWKGAVFAAAGLERINLKPDSFINLDWMIPAPAQGAMVIVAMENDTFTIDAVSQLNDIETEICTYIERQFLRILEGGCTAPIGALAKYNEEEDTIDFKGVLLSIDGKQKLEVDKKVDITEWKKLGFNSAQEILENGGAELMTKIKNELKK